CATCACTTTCTTGCCGCGGATGAGCTCGATCAGGTCCATCGGCACGTGTGAGTTGTGGCACTCCAGCGAGACGATGTCGATGCTGGACTTCTGCAGCTTGGGGAAAGCCTCTTCATATTGGCGCCATTCCGACCCCAGAGTCTTTTTCCAGTCGGTGTTGGCTTTGATGCCGTAGCCGTAGCAGATGTGCACGGCAGTTTCGCACTTGAGACCTTCGATGGCCCGCTCCAGGGTGGCGACACCCCACTCGTTCACTTCGTCGAAGAACACGTTGAACGCGGGTTCGTCGAACTGAATGATGTCTACACCGGCAGCCTCAAGCTCGCGAGCTTCCTCGTTGAGAATCTTGGCAAATTCCCAGGCCAGCTTTTCGCGGCTTTTGTAGTGCGCGTCATACAGCGTATCGATCATGGTCATGGGGCCTGGCAGCGCCCATTTAATGGGTTGCGAGGTTTGCTGACGCAGGAACTTTGCGTCTTCCACGAATACCGGCTGGCGGCGCGCAACGGCACCCACGACAGTAGGCACGCTGGCATCGTAGCGATCACGAATCCGGACGGTCTCGCGCTTCTCGAAATCGACGCCGTCGAGGTGTTCAATGAAGGTGGTCACGAAGTGCTGACGGGTTTGTTCACCATCACTGACGATATCA
The Pseudomonas sp. KU43P genome window above contains:
- a CDS encoding methionine synthase, whose protein sequence is MKKLLPTSTAGSLPKPSWLAQPETLWSPWKLEGDELVEGKQDALRLSLHEQQLAGIDIVSDGEQTRQHFVTTFIEHLDGVDFEKRETVRIRDRYDASVPTVVGAVARRQPVFVEDAKFLRQQTSQPIKWALPGPMTMIDTLYDAHYKSREKLAWEFAKILNEEARELEAAGVDIIQFDEPAFNVFFDEVNEWGVATLERAIEGLKCETAVHICYGYGIKANTDWKKTLGSEWRQYEEAFPKLQKSSIDIVSLECHNSHVPMDLIELIRGKKVMVGAIDVANHAIETPEEVANTLRKALQFVDADKLLPCTNCGMAPLPRRVARGKLQALSAGAEIVRKELSN